Proteins found in one Maridesulfovibrio sp. genomic segment:
- a CDS encoding DUF6785 family protein: MHGKIRKRAILLGTLFGLLICAFTPFNNAYLNATPLAGGHFPLAPFFILAWLTAICALHHKILRSRPLLTGLDLMCMWILMVIVSGISYTGLARTFFINLTAPFHFATIGNKWQEVLQPLLPEALHPTDPKAVEQLYNGIKGGPFMDNLEVFRSIPWASWVTPLMWWGLFILLCYFMMLCLTNIFSRQWVENERINFPLLQLPRFMEEAMDQGLYGSFLGNKFFLIGLIFCVCLHLINGLHFYIPSVPEIPTLILAGKYFAKTGLFSGFYKLKIYFYPAFVGFAFLASRQISFSFWVFFILGGLFYGILGVAGLNIPASALGVTFGPTLTRPEETQMIGAYLVFFVFIVWLARQHLKQVIKEAFGAESTRGEAEWMSLRFSFWGLAVSGLLLTAWCVYFGMPLLVAIIVLLSFFVFTLVASKAICQGGIAYFTLTAAPIDSVTAIFGSKFFGSVGIAITAVCQKILFVDLRESLMPSLVHGSKVNEWLKNKRLFLLGITVILLLGVIVSFGAMLMVCYKYGIRELQLDWATRTSMNVYDNVVRIIQEPAVTSHWVTTFATVGAVIMFALILAYNRLPWWPLHPIGYLTAYSSAMKILWFSFFLGWMCNQLTLRYGGVGLFKRVRYLFFGLIMGDFLMGGIWALYGLYAGQSYQVLPG; the protein is encoded by the coding sequence ATGCATGGTAAAATAAGGAAAAGAGCGATTCTGCTGGGCACCCTTTTCGGGCTGCTCATCTGCGCCTTCACCCCTTTCAATAACGCCTACCTGAATGCGACACCGCTGGCCGGAGGACATTTCCCGCTGGCCCCGTTCTTCATCCTTGCGTGGCTGACCGCGATCTGCGCTCTGCATCATAAAATTCTGCGTTCGCGTCCACTGCTGACCGGCCTGGACCTGATGTGCATGTGGATTCTGATGGTCATCGTATCCGGGATTTCCTATACAGGGCTGGCCCGAACATTTTTCATCAACCTGACAGCACCTTTCCACTTTGCCACCATCGGCAATAAATGGCAGGAAGTGCTTCAGCCGCTGCTCCCCGAAGCACTTCATCCGACCGACCCTAAGGCAGTGGAACAATTGTACAACGGTATCAAGGGCGGTCCTTTCATGGACAATCTGGAAGTTTTCCGGTCCATCCCGTGGGCATCATGGGTGACTCCGCTTATGTGGTGGGGTCTTTTTATTCTACTCTGCTACTTCATGATGCTCTGCCTGACCAATATTTTCAGCAGGCAGTGGGTTGAAAACGAACGCATTAACTTTCCACTGCTGCAGTTGCCTCGCTTTATGGAAGAAGCAATGGATCAGGGCTTGTACGGATCATTTCTCGGCAACAAGTTTTTCCTCATCGGCCTGATCTTCTGCGTCTGCCTGCATTTGATCAACGGGCTTCATTTTTACATCCCTTCAGTGCCGGAAATACCTACCTTGATTCTGGCAGGTAAATACTTTGCTAAGACCGGACTTTTTTCCGGTTTTTATAAGCTTAAAATATATTTTTATCCCGCATTTGTCGGCTTTGCCTTTCTGGCATCACGTCAGATTTCATTCAGCTTCTGGGTTTTCTTTATACTCGGAGGATTGTTCTACGGAATTTTAGGCGTCGCAGGGCTGAATATTCCTGCTTCCGCCCTCGGTGTCACCTTCGGCCCGACCCTGACCCGTCCTGAAGAAACCCAGATGATCGGGGCTTATCTGGTCTTTTTTGTATTCATAGTCTGGCTGGCCCGCCAACACCTGAAACAGGTCATAAAAGAAGCCTTCGGCGCAGAATCCACACGGGGTGAAGCCGAATGGATGTCCCTTCGTTTTTCTTTCTGGGGACTGGCGGTATCCGGCCTGCTCTTGACCGCTTGGTGCGTATACTTCGGTATGCCTCTGCTGGTTGCGATAATTGTTTTATTGTCCTTTTTCGTCTTCACGCTCGTGGCATCAAAGGCTATATGTCAGGGCGGTATCGCCTACTTTACACTGACAGCAGCGCCCATCGACAGCGTGACCGCTATTTTCGGTTCCAAGTTTTTCGGATCGGTAGGTATCGCCATTACCGCCGTCTGCCAGAAAATACTTTTTGTCGACCTTCGTGAATCGCTGATGCCCTCGCTGGTACATGGCTCCAAGGTCAATGAATGGCTGAAAAATAAACGGCTGTTTCTGCTCGGAATTACCGTAATCCTGCTGCTGGGCGTTATAGTCTCCTTCGGGGCGATGCTCATGGTCTGCTATAAATACGGTATCCGTGAATTACAGCTGGACTGGGCCACACGCACCTCAATGAACGTCTACGATAATGTCGTACGAATCATTCAGGAACCGGCCGTCACTTCGCACTGGGTTACCACTTTTGCCACCGTTGGCGCTGTTATCATGTTCGCGCTGATACTGGCCTACAACAGGCTGCCATGGTGGCCGCTGCATCCCATCGGATACCTTACCGCATACAGCTCTGCCATGAAAATTCTCTGGTTCAGCTTCTTTCTGGGCTGGATGTGCAACCAGCTTACCCTGCGTTACGGAGGGGTCGGATTATTCAAGCGGGTGCGTTACCTGTTTTTCGGCCTGATTATGGGCGATTTTCTAATGGGCGGAATATGGGCCCTTTACGGTCTCTACGCCGGACAAAGTTACCAGGTGCTGCCGGGCTAA
- a CDS encoding peptide transporter, with translation MYDDKELQEYRDLLKTPTKFEEGFDWKTVVGAIFIGFLMMPGSMYLQLVIGQGIGPAARWVTIILFAEIAKRSYTELKQQEIFLLYYMAGAALASPFSGLLWQQYLVQSDAARMLGLTEFIPAWVAPQPGSDSLLERTFFHRDWLIPILLLVGAQIIQRIDHFGLGYALYRITSDVEKLPFPMAPVGALGTMALAESTEEKKASWKWRVFSIGGVIGLAFGAVYVLLPAVSGLIFTEPIRLIPIPWVELTPYTEKILPAVATGIQFDLGLFFIGMVLPFWAVIGGLIGIIITFVANPVLYEHGILHRWHPGMETVETVFANNFDFYMSFSIGLGLGIGIIGIYYVVKSFRGEHAKTRESWSKLFEPPEGRGDINFWVSIAIYVFSTLAYVGMSLLLVPNFPWIFFLLYGFIYTPVISYITARMEGIAGQFVSLPLVREASFIAGAKFFGYQGIEIWYAPIPIHNYGEATVHFREIELTGTSIRGIIKAELVVFPVVMIASLLFSQFIWQLAPIPSSNYPYAQELWHLQALNTLLMQTSTLEGNSLFFQALSGPVVMSGISLGLIIYAILNTLGLPVLLVYGVVRGIGQSTPHGFILEVAGALIGRYFFQKKYGTMWRQYAPVLLAGFSCGMGLTGMFAMGCTLILKSLGKMAY, from the coding sequence ATGTACGACGATAAAGAGTTACAAGAATATCGGGACTTACTGAAGACACCGACCAAATTTGAAGAAGGCTTCGACTGGAAAACCGTAGTCGGCGCTATCTTCATCGGCTTCCTGATGATGCCGGGCAGCATGTACCTGCAACTGGTAATCGGTCAGGGAATCGGTCCGGCTGCGCGCTGGGTTACGATCATCCTCTTTGCTGAAATAGCCAAAAGGTCGTACACTGAGCTGAAACAACAGGAAATTTTTCTGCTCTATTATATGGCCGGAGCGGCGCTTGCTTCGCCATTTTCGGGGTTACTATGGCAGCAGTATCTAGTTCAATCAGATGCCGCGCGAATGCTGGGGCTAACGGAATTTATACCCGCATGGGTAGCTCCGCAGCCGGGTTCGGATTCTCTGCTTGAACGCACGTTCTTCCACCGCGACTGGCTCATACCTATTCTATTGCTGGTGGGTGCCCAGATTATCCAACGCATCGACCATTTCGGGCTGGGCTATGCCCTGTATCGCATCACCTCCGATGTGGAAAAACTGCCCTTTCCAATGGCTCCTGTCGGGGCTCTGGGAACAATGGCCCTCGCTGAATCCACAGAAGAAAAAAAGGCCAGCTGGAAATGGCGGGTATTCTCGATAGGAGGGGTAATCGGTCTGGCTTTCGGGGCCGTCTATGTACTGCTCCCGGCGGTTTCGGGACTGATTTTTACCGAACCAATCCGGCTGATTCCCATACCATGGGTGGAATTAACACCCTATACGGAAAAAATTCTCCCGGCGGTTGCGACCGGTATCCAGTTTGATCTGGGCCTGTTCTTCATCGGCATGGTCCTGCCGTTCTGGGCTGTTATAGGTGGTTTAATCGGTATTATCATAACTTTTGTCGCAAACCCGGTTCTTTATGAGCACGGCATACTGCATCGCTGGCATCCGGGCATGGAAACCGTTGAGACGGTATTTGCCAATAATTTTGATTTTTATATGAGTTTTTCCATAGGCTTGGGACTTGGTATAGGTATCATCGGTATCTATTACGTTGTTAAATCTTTTAGGGGTGAACACGCTAAGACCCGTGAATCCTGGAGCAAACTCTTCGAGCCGCCGGAAGGACGCGGAGACATTAACTTTTGGGTTTCCATTGCTATTTATGTATTTTCAACACTGGCTTACGTAGGAATGAGTCTACTGCTGGTGCCCAATTTTCCGTGGATATTCTTTCTGCTATACGGATTTATTTATACGCCGGTAATCTCCTACATTACTGCGCGAATGGAGGGTATAGCCGGTCAGTTCGTCAGCCTGCCGCTGGTGCGTGAAGCGAGCTTCATAGCAGGGGCTAAATTTTTCGGCTATCAAGGTATTGAAATCTGGTATGCTCCTATTCCTATTCACAACTACGGTGAAGCCACGGTACATTTCCGTGAAATCGAACTTACCGGAACTTCCATCCGCGGTATCATCAAAGCGGAGCTGGTGGTTTTTCCCGTAGTCATGATTGCCAGCCTGTTGTTCTCACAATTTATCTGGCAACTGGCACCCATTCCGTCATCGAACTACCCTTACGCTCAAGAACTTTGGCATTTACAGGCTCTGAACACCCTGCTCATGCAGACTTCCACACTTGAAGGCAACTCACTCTTCTTTCAGGCACTAAGCGGCCCGGTGGTAATGAGCGGTATCAGTCTTGGGCTTATTATCTACGCCATCCTGAATACGCTTGGATTACCCGTGCTTCTTGTTTACGGGGTAGTCAGGGGAATCGGGCAGAGTACACCCCACGGTTTCATCCTTGAGGTTGCTGGAGCCCTGATCGGACGTTATTTCTTTCAAAAGAAATACGGAACCATGTGGCGCCAGTATGCTCCAGTCCTATTAGCCGGTTTCTCCTGCGGCATGGGTTTGACCGGTATGTTCGCCATGGGCTGCACGCTTATTCTAAAATCTTTGGGCAAAATGGCTTACTAA
- a CDS encoding FtsX-like permease family protein, producing MFISESDNNFFYRRGRITVFLLATLLLLSAGIPGKAFSSADSIKQTISELSSFGDRSFGSKGAKRAADYIEMKFAELGDFKTGKQLFLAPVMTVSKTVFTIQNGKKISIKPAKLNAISPPATPENGLNGPVIYVGKGELDDFNGLQVKDAIVLMDMDSGKNWLNAASLGASALIYIDKGPTLKGFFEEKLELSPLDFPRYYMSAEDARKNLSLDAGAGSKLVSETGHIESHSKWERTEAENVYCLIEGSDPEMAEELVVIEAFYDSSMYVMGQSPGADEALSIASLLEIGKKMAANPPKRSVLLLATTGHGQSLRGMREYTTAVAGKSKTLKKIKVELRNKKNDAAKILGGLELDNPLATELAVENPKLFSLLYETLKNQIKDEVDIISKELMQLRLRKDADQDEITALDSKRKLLRRISWKGDYSNLPPEEMAAVKELFPHVRKKVQSIKKDIKQQLSAIKSARELRRVVRTKEMVCGISLHLSSHGEGVGAFGEGWFYNLRPRVNLSRTFSRINDILENAAPEVEKTTGTEGMYKDTLRPDRTRPWQTWLLDKPQFSSEIGIMAGKLCFTFATVNDDRQYWGTPFDTVENINWNKIGKQAEFTEGLIRKISDSDGPLTTKLPRKGFAMVNGKARFIRQGELFADQAAPGAIFMAFQGKTRFYALSDSEGDFKYKGVASKKLVQSKLIIEGYKYNKDGRIIWAIDKQQTGKSAYRLKMRRLDMETKMIMFGCRQTTLFDLLTPRTFRYMTKVEVLDGSRDATPMHYWFSRIDTRSSTIASVFLEPDVPLKMTLSDTVLNRKMILIKSKKSNPAGTGYNLKKWPIIPATNYRAAQDMWTLLTPRIENLESHGIVNQQIRNLEQMGGKALADAATAWKERRYDDFMTNARKSWALASKVYLDVDQTQKDVLVGVLFYIALFIPFAYCMERLLFSFADIHKRIIGFLAILSAVIAVIYSVHPAFELTYSPMVVILAFFILGLSVMVSLIIFFRFEKEMILLQQRAHKTQTSEISKWKAFTSAFVIGVSNLRRRKLRTFLTCLTLTILTFTIMSFTAVKSLRQHTYVKFNDATPYSGLFMKNLGWHDLPRETFGIVSNDFDENGIVAPRGWMELKEKTTSAITPVSFNGRHEEVKGLVGLSAVEPKVSGITKIIVDGTWLVPGTTRQILLSQEMADRLGASAGDTVNVWGNKFLLSGIFDGKKFSEHTDLDGEPMTPVIFPSAAAQELSEVEAEAIESGEDIDTFQGRYTHIPGEVTAIIPYKTLMAMGGHLKAIAIAPVSGEFSKETVNGLIDRYGLPIFNCDAEGTYLCQASDSMNYSGVPNIIIPLIISALIVLNTMITSVYERKKEIAVYTSIGMAPTHVSFLFIAEAIAFAVISVVVGYLIAQTASGLLAGTPLWAGMTANYSSMAGVAAMILVIAVTLISVIYPSKVAANIAIPDVNRSWKMPDTDTNTIEATLPFLLKHKEQQDAGGFLLEYLESHTEVSHGLFSTSEIEVNFSREPLPESVCDLLEGCPDHITCFRFNVRVWLAPFDFGVKQMVELRFRPSEAHPQFLEAVLFITRESGEIGAWKRLNKDFINAIRKQFLIWRSLDPEKQKNFREKIPEMMAFGFTGLNTSNKLADL from the coding sequence ATGTTCATATCAGAATCAGACAACAATTTTTTTTACCGTCGCGGCAGGATAACCGTATTCCTGCTCGCAACGCTATTGCTGCTTAGCGCCGGAATTCCCGGTAAAGCTTTCAGTTCCGCCGACTCCATCAAGCAGACCATTTCCGAGCTTTCCTCCTTCGGGGATCGTTCCTTCGGCTCGAAAGGAGCGAAACGGGCTGCTGATTATATTGAAATGAAATTTGCGGAGCTTGGTGATTTCAAAACGGGAAAACAGCTTTTCCTCGCCCCGGTAATGACCGTTTCAAAGACTGTCTTCACCATCCAAAACGGCAAAAAGATCAGCATCAAACCGGCAAAGTTAAACGCTATTTCTCCGCCTGCCACCCCGGAGAATGGTTTGAACGGACCGGTTATCTATGTCGGGAAAGGCGAACTTGACGATTTCAACGGGCTTCAGGTCAAAGACGCCATTGTACTCATGGATATGGACTCCGGTAAAAACTGGCTCAACGCGGCCAGCCTTGGGGCATCTGCATTAATTTATATTGATAAGGGACCAACGCTTAAGGGTTTTTTCGAGGAAAAACTGGAGCTATCCCCGCTAGATTTTCCCCGCTACTACATGAGCGCCGAAGATGCGCGCAAAAATCTAAGCCTTGATGCCGGGGCGGGCAGTAAACTTGTTTCCGAAACAGGCCACATTGAATCCCACAGTAAATGGGAACGGACCGAAGCAGAAAACGTTTATTGCTTAATTGAAGGCAGCGATCCGGAAATGGCCGAAGAGCTGGTTGTGATTGAAGCTTTTTACGACAGCTCTATGTATGTAATGGGACAATCACCGGGCGCGGATGAGGCTCTTTCCATTGCCTCCCTGCTTGAGATTGGCAAAAAAATGGCTGCCAATCCCCCCAAGCGTTCGGTGCTCCTGCTCGCAACCACAGGACACGGACAATCACTGCGCGGCATGCGTGAATACACCACAGCTGTTGCCGGAAAAAGCAAAACCCTCAAAAAGATTAAGGTGGAACTGCGCAACAAAAAAAATGACGCAGCCAAAATCCTCGGAGGACTTGAGCTGGACAATCCTCTGGCGACAGAACTTGCCGTGGAAAATCCGAAACTTTTTTCACTGCTCTACGAAACCTTGAAAAACCAGATCAAGGATGAAGTGGATATAATCAGCAAAGAACTCATGCAGCTGAGACTGCGTAAAGATGCTGATCAGGATGAGATAACCGCACTGGATAGCAAACGTAAGTTGCTCCGCCGTATTTCATGGAAAGGAGACTATTCCAACCTGCCGCCCGAAGAGATGGCGGCGGTAAAAGAACTTTTTCCCCATGTAAGAAAAAAAGTCCAAAGTATTAAAAAGGATATCAAGCAGCAACTCTCCGCTATCAAAAGCGCTCGCGAATTGCGCAGGGTTGTCCGCACCAAAGAAATGGTCTGCGGAATATCCCTGCATCTTTCAAGTCATGGAGAAGGAGTCGGCGCTTTCGGCGAAGGCTGGTTTTATAATTTAAGGCCGCGGGTTAATCTCTCGCGCACCTTCTCCCGCATCAACGATATTCTTGAAAACGCTGCCCCGGAAGTTGAAAAAACGACCGGTACCGAAGGCATGTACAAGGATACACTCCGTCCCGACCGTACCCGTCCGTGGCAGACATGGCTGCTTGATAAACCGCAATTCAGCAGCGAAATCGGAATCATGGCCGGGAAGCTCTGCTTTACTTTTGCCACCGTGAATGATGATCGCCAGTACTGGGGAACTCCATTTGATACCGTGGAAAATATCAATTGGAATAAAATCGGCAAACAGGCTGAATTCACCGAGGGGCTGATCAGAAAAATTTCCGACAGTGACGGACCGCTGACCACGAAATTACCCCGTAAAGGTTTTGCCATGGTCAACGGCAAGGCCCGCTTCATCCGGCAGGGTGAACTCTTCGCTGATCAGGCCGCTCCCGGAGCCATCTTCATGGCCTTTCAGGGAAAGACTAGATTCTACGCCCTGTCTGATTCAGAAGGAGACTTCAAGTACAAAGGGGTGGCCTCCAAAAAACTGGTCCAGTCCAAGCTGATCATTGAAGGATATAAATACAACAAAGACGGCAGGATAATCTGGGCCATTGATAAGCAGCAGACCGGTAAAAGTGCTTACAGGCTGAAAATGCGCCGCCTGGACATGGAAACCAAAATGATCATGTTCGGATGCCGGCAGACAACTCTTTTCGATCTGCTCACCCCGCGCACTTTCCGCTACATGACCAAGGTAGAAGTGCTGGACGGATCGCGTGACGCAACGCCCATGCATTACTGGTTCAGCCGTATCGATACCCGCTCTTCAACCATCGCAAGTGTCTTCCTTGAGCCGGATGTTCCCTTGAAGATGACGCTCTCGGATACTGTGCTGAATCGTAAGATGATCCTGATTAAATCGAAAAAGAGCAATCCGGCGGGCACTGGGTACAACCTGAAAAAATGGCCCATTATTCCGGCTACGAATTACCGTGCGGCGCAGGATATGTGGACTTTACTCACCCCCCGCATTGAGAATCTTGAATCGCACGGCATTGTAAATCAGCAGATCAGAAATCTGGAACAAATGGGAGGGAAGGCCCTCGCTGATGCTGCAACGGCATGGAAAGAACGCCGCTATGACGATTTCATGACCAATGCCCGTAAATCCTGGGCTCTGGCCTCCAAAGTTTATCTCGATGTAGATCAAACTCAAAAAGATGTACTGGTCGGAGTACTCTTTTACATCGCGCTGTTTATACCGTTTGCATACTGCATGGAACGGCTTCTCTTCTCATTTGCCGATATTCACAAAAGAATAATAGGATTTCTGGCCATTCTTTCAGCGGTTATCGCGGTTATCTATTCCGTGCACCCCGCTTTTGAGCTGACCTACAGCCCTATGGTTGTAATTCTGGCCTTTTTCATTCTAGGACTTTCAGTGATGGTCTCGCTGATTATCTTCTTCCGTTTTGAAAAAGAAATGATCCTGCTCCAGCAGCGGGCACACAAAACCCAGACTTCCGAAATCAGTAAATGGAAAGCGTTCACCTCCGCCTTTGTCATAGGGGTCAGCAACCTGCGCCGCAGAAAGCTCAGGACCTTCCTGACCTGTCTGACCCTGACCATCCTGACCTTCACGATTATGAGCTTCACCGCAGTGAAATCCCTGCGCCAGCATACTTACGTTAAATTCAATGATGCTACTCCCTACTCCGGCCTGTTCATGAAAAATCTAGGCTGGCACGATCTGCCCCGTGAGACATTTGGCATAGTCAGCAACGACTTTGATGAAAACGGAATAGTTGCTCCGCGCGGCTGGATGGAGCTGAAAGAAAAGACGACCTCCGCAATCACCCCGGTCAGCTTTAATGGCAGACATGAAGAGGTTAAAGGGCTAGTGGGACTCAGCGCCGTCGAACCCAAAGTCAGCGGAATTACCAAAATTATTGTCGATGGAACTTGGCTGGTCCCCGGTACAACCAGACAGATTCTGCTTTCGCAGGAAATGGCTGACCGGCTCGGTGCTAGCGCCGGTGACACTGTGAATGTCTGGGGGAATAAATTCCTGCTCTCGGGAATCTTTGACGGCAAAAAGTTCAGCGAACACACTGATCTTGACGGCGAACCGATGACCCCGGTGATCTTCCCTTCCGCCGCAGCGCAGGAACTGAGTGAAGTTGAGGCCGAAGCCATTGAATCCGGTGAGGATATCGACACATTTCAGGGGCGCTACACTCACATTCCAGGTGAAGTGACCGCGATCATACCTTACAAAACCCTGATGGCCATGGGAGGACATCTGAAAGCGATAGCTATCGCGCCCGTTTCAGGGGAATTTTCCAAAGAAACCGTTAACGGACTGATTGACCGCTACGGTCTACCCATATTCAACTGCGATGCCGAGGGAACATATTTGTGTCAGGCATCGGACAGTATGAACTACTCCGGTGTGCCGAACATCATCATCCCGCTGATCATTTCCGCATTAATCGTTCTTAACACAATGATTACCAGTGTTTATGAGCGAAAAAAGGAAATAGCAGTTTATACTTCCATCGGCATGGCTCCGACACACGTTTCATTCCTGTTTATAGCCGAGGCCATCGCCTTCGCAGTAATCAGTGTTGTAGTCGGTTACCTGATAGCCCAGACCGCATCCGGGCTTTTGGCCGGAACTCCGCTCTGGGCGGGTATGACCGCGAACTACTCTTCCATGGCCGGTGTTGCGGCTATGATTCTGGTCATTGCGGTAACCCTGATCTCAGTCATCTACCCATCCAAGGTTGCGGCAAATATTGCCATCCCGGACGTCAACCGCTCATGGAAAATGCCCGACACCGATACCAACACCATAGAAGCAACCCTCCCGTTCCTGCTCAAACATAAAGAACAACAGGACGCGGGCGGTTTCCTGCTGGAATATCTGGAATCGCACACTGAGGTATCTCACGGATTATTTTCCACCTCTGAAATCGAAGTGAACTTCAGTCGGGAGCCCCTGCCGGAATCAGTCTGTGATCTGCTTGAAGGCTGCCCGGACCACATAACCTGTTTCCGCTTCAATGTGCGGGTCTGGCTGGCTCCGTTCGACTTCGGAGTCAAACAAATGGTGGAGCTGCGTTTCAGGCCTTCAGAAGCCCACCCGCAATTTCTTGAAGCCGTCCTGTTCATTACCCGCGAATCTGGTGAAATAGGAGCATGGAAAAGGCTGAATAAAGACTTTATCAATGCCATCAGGAAACAGTTCCTTATCTGGCGTTCACTTGATCCAGAAAAACAGAAAAACTTCCGCGAAAAGATTCCTGAAATGATGGCCTTCGGCTTTACCGGACTGAATACAAGCAACAAACTTGCTGACCTTTAA
- a CDS encoding ABC transporter ATP-binding protein, whose translation MADQHTIVRVTGVKRNFKLGNTDVQALKGVDLEIYAGEYLSIMGPSGSGKSTLFNMIGGLDKPSEGKVYIDEVDIAQLDAFELAWLRNRKIGYIFQTFNLIQVMTALENITLPMIFAGVHNDAAVAKGIELLDLVGLHKRYNHKPQELSGGQQQRVAIARSLANDPAIILADEPTGNLDLSTGEEIIKLMNDLSKERGVTIITATHDYKMLNASDRVVWIEDGLIKKIEHRDQLNIDVGCIRMA comes from the coding sequence ATGGCCGATCAGCACACCATAGTACGGGTTACCGGAGTTAAACGTAATTTCAAACTCGGCAACACTGACGTTCAGGCTTTGAAAGGAGTGGACCTTGAAATCTATGCCGGGGAATATCTCTCCATCATGGGCCCTTCCGGTTCCGGTAAATCCACACTCTTCAATATGATCGGCGGACTGGATAAGCCTTCCGAAGGGAAGGTCTACATTGACGAGGTGGATATCGCCCAGTTGGACGCCTTTGAACTTGCGTGGCTGCGTAACCGTAAAATCGGATACATCTTTCAGACCTTCAACCTGATTCAGGTTATGACCGCCCTTGAAAACATTACCCTGCCCATGATCTTCGCAGGAGTACATAACGACGCCGCCGTGGCCAAGGGAATTGAGTTGCTGGATCTGGTCGGACTGCACAAACGCTACAATCACAAGCCGCAGGAACTTTCAGGAGGCCAGCAACAGCGCGTAGCCATCGCAAGATCGCTGGCCAATGATCCGGCAATTATTCTGGCCGATGAACCGACCGGGAACCTGGACCTCTCCACCGGTGAAGAAATCATCAAACTCATGAACGATCTGAGCAAGGAACGCGGCGTAACGATTATCACCGCCACCCATGATTACAAAATGCTTAACGCCTCCGACCGGGTTGTCTGGATCGAAGACGGACTGATCAAGAAAATCGAACACCGCGACCAGCTCAATATCGATGTGGGCTGTATTCGCATGGCCTGA
- a CDS encoding PqqD family protein, with protein MTLFSKKKKIIPEMTRGEALSCKPIKNNGVNETRTENGLIILSYPLRLKPLFADIAKKFGMWKDGSPPIKRLELDEMGTLVWNMIDGKNSVRKIAAAFTEKYKVLPREAEVATASFLRDLGKRGLIAFSSEQHGPKQF; from the coding sequence ATGACATTATTCAGTAAAAAAAAGAAAATTATCCCGGAAATGACTCGGGGTGAGGCGCTGTCCTGCAAACCGATCAAAAATAACGGCGTAAATGAGACACGCACGGAGAATGGGCTGATAATACTTTCTTATCCTCTGCGACTCAAACCGCTATTCGCTGATATTGCTAAAAAATTTGGCATGTGGAAAGACGGCTCCCCACCTATAAAAAGGCTGGAACTCGATGAAATGGGAACGCTGGTCTGGAATATGATTGACGGGAAAAACAGTGTTCGCAAAATTGCGGCTGCATTTACTGAAAAATATAAAGTACTACCGCGCGAAGCAGAAGTCGCTACGGCTTCATTTCTAAGAGATCTCGGGAAAAGGGGTTTAATCGCTTTCAGTTCAGAACAGCACGGTCCTAAACAATTTTAA
- a CDS encoding MerR family transcriptional regulator: MSSQYLSLREVGRRLGIPPSTVVYYKDKYSKFLPSSGKSGRRQRYSVEALEIFRRIREMYGLNWSTEQIENELSLKFGALVDKINNDQQMINEAGLESSSDMQTVIKGLSSVLGKVSDLLSNQALFQTELRDLREEVSNLRSEKRKLSAETNERILDMSMEIGRLKRDRVELFRLLRSGGNGPDVSSFPSSGYLERPLVIRNSEGDYLGVAGKGRKHFSLEDFVKLLENSVNSHRSVDLEWKESNGQWVLVIDASESGPGSQKEIVLVTEENVTPNNNTVVRIDSMEINGKEVPGALLFSLFKQIRESFDR, from the coding sequence ATGTCTAGTCAGTATCTTAGTTTGAGGGAAGTGGGTCGAAGGTTGGGTATACCTCCTTCTACTGTTGTCTATTATAAAGATAAATATTCTAAATTCTTGCCTTCTTCAGGGAAGTCAGGGCGGCGGCAGAGGTATTCTGTAGAAGCTTTGGAAATTTTTCGGAGGATACGTGAAATGTATGGATTGAATTGGTCAACTGAACAGATTGAAAATGAATTAAGCTTAAAATTCGGAGCATTAGTAGATAAGATTAATAATGATCAACAAATGATCAATGAAGCAGGTCTGGAGTCAAGCTCGGATATGCAGACTGTAATTAAAGGCTTATCTTCTGTTCTGGGTAAGGTTTCGGATCTTTTGTCTAATCAGGCGTTATTTCAGACAGAATTGCGTGACCTGAGAGAAGAGGTCTCGAACCTACGCAGTGAGAAGCGGAAACTTTCTGCCGAGACTAATGAGCGCATTCTGGACATGTCCATGGAGATCGGCCGCTTGAAGCGTGACCGTGTGGAGTTGTTCAGACTTTTACGTTCCGGCGGGAATGGTCCCGATGTCTCTTCATTTCCTTCTTCCGGCTATTTGGAGCGTCCGCTGGTGATACGCAATTCAGAAGGTGATTATCTTGGTGTTGCCGGAAAAGGGCGCAAGCATTTTTCATTGGAAGATTTTGTTAAACTTCTTGAAAATAGTGTGAACTCGCACAGAAGTGTTGATCTTGAATGGAAAGAAAGTAACGGGCAGTGGGTGTTGGTTATAGATGCCAGTGAAAGCGGTCCGGGTTCACAGAAGGAGATTGTTCTGGTTACGGAAGAAAATGTCACTCCCAATAACAATACTGTTGTCCGCATCGATAGTATGGAAATTAATGGTAAAGAAGTTCCAGGAGCTCTTTTGTTTAGTCTTTTCAAACAGATACGTGAGAGTTTTGACCGCTAG